A window of the Myripristis murdjan chromosome 15, fMyrMur1.1, whole genome shotgun sequence genome harbors these coding sequences:
- the LOC115372868 gene encoding uncharacterized protein LOC115372868 has translation MNRRKRIVRWSYEPLAYPMACYYIVISSTHLRDGQLRSIKGVFRGPIGANSPRNTEHSKTLFFSTEDILNDLYCELCDKQYVRHQQYDNHINSYDHHHKQRLKELKQREFYRALACRRQRRRREEQREERALRRLHQHVERRGGECAPGCGPMFRSTTVAVEPVNQTGPHLMQNWADMHTRGTTLETNAQSQVIQPFLPLDPALETRFLYNHLSANTTSTTTTTATTGTAIKSATITTQSNHLSKTQWDYTDLTTTTIMANSTKNNTFIMNASNGNSSIKDNHLKTPRARNYLTNTNIGANNIPTTTANTTASGDIFNKPTNSNKNNNTENQPSSSSGAVCRSAGAPESRSVPSRVRPVSFSLPKRSCLLLHQSAAVFIQAGHGSSSGKRGDVAATASERAKDLGLKLTAQQLKPPVSADVHIVGVDQWDSEVGSQGSVDSGTTIQHSAHSGSRTGANMSTDSGAGILSVASNAGTAAQVPLCNRNVIEVEDSVSSDNGNGAQLSLYNDNRTGAQGGSEGGTHLYLNSVIREQISDSCTGTVAQESVCSDGGTGTHNSMESRTELTPDLSPNIGISCQLTTPKELLSLAPNQTQKSITDIPNEPKESPIQTQPKYLNSSLTNWAKEPTSLFPRRPKEPFCRVVSRDGSRVLLWPTEMVSYTKTAPSISYSVNPLLYDFRAHNRGREREENTKERGVDEVKNGKLEEMRGKDKEVKNPSATEQHKSRQTQETMERGSEEKTKEKKGEDDRDEGGQAGKPMQLGPDGSCGGAVPEHSRCRAERVLNFSPASTEFHLAQTLGGGLQKIVRRRRRKRRGGVKRGMRKRGRRKRGEETERKEQDGGRRLTSSLPVNEICEEKQHLSQKFVLLLHLTEKQHAIQR, from the exons TCTGTACTGTGAGTTGTGTGATAAGCAGTATGTGAGACACCAACAATATGACAACCACATCAACTCCTACGACCACCACCACAAACAG CGCCTGAAGGAGCTGAAACAGAGGGAGTTTTACAGAGCCTTGGCctgcaggaggcagaggagacgcagggaggagcagagagaggagagagcgctGAGGAGGCTCCACCAGCATGTggagcggaggggaggagagtg tGCTCCTGGTTGTGGTCCTATGTTTCGGTCCACCACTGTAGCTGTTGAGCCTGTGAACCAGACCGGGCCACATCTCATGCAGAACTGGGCTGACATGCACACCAGAGGCACCACACTCGAAACAA ATGCTCAAAGCCAGGTGATCCAGCCATTCCTGCCGCTGGATCCTGCGCTGGAAACCAGATTCCTATACAACCACCTCAGTGCCAACACTACTagcaccaccactactactgctactactggtACCGCCATCAAGAGTGCTACCATCACTACCCAAAGCAACCATCTCAGCAAAACCCAATGGGACTACACGGACCTAACCACCACAACAATTATGGCAAATTCcaccaaaaataacactttcatcATGAATGCCAGCAATGGTAACTCCAGTATCAAAGACAACCACCTCAAGACCCCCAGGGCCCGCAATTACTTAACTAACACCAACATAGGTGCCAATAACATTCCCACAACTACCGCTAATACCACTGCTAGTGGTGACATTTTCAACAAACCcaccaacagcaacaagaacaacaacactgaGAACCAACCCAGCAGTAGCAGTGGTGCGGTGTGTAGGTCAGCTGGAGCCCCAGAGTCTCGATCCGTCCCCAGCAGAGTCCGTCCTGTGTCCTTCTCGCTCCCCAAGAGGAGCTGCCTCCTTCTCCACCAATCGGCTGCTGTCTTCATCCAGGCGGGACACGGCTCTTCTTCAGGGAAACGGGGAGATGTGGCGGCGACGGCCTCAGAGAGAGCCAAAGACCTGGGACTCAAGCTCACGGCACAGCAGCTCAAACCACCAGTATCAGCAGACGTGCATATTGTGGGCGTGGATCAGTGGGACTCTGAGGTTGGAAGCCAGGGCAGTGTGGACAGTGGAACCACAATCCAGCACTCTGCTCACAGTGGCAGCCGGACTGGAGCCAATATGTCTACAGACAGTGGAGCGGGAATACTCTCGGTAGCCAGTAATGCTGGGACAGCAGCCCAGGTTCCTTTATGTAATCGCAATGTGATCGAGGTTGAGGACTCTGTTAGCAGTGACAATGGGAATGGAGCCCAGCTCTCCTTATATAATGACAACAGGACTGGAGCCCAAGGAGGCAGTGAAGGAGGGACTCATCTTTATTTAAACAGTGTGATTAGAGAACAGATCTCTGATAGTTGCACTGGGACTGTGGCCCAAGAGTCCGTATGCAGTGATGGTGGGACTGGAACCCACAACAGTATGGAAAGTAGGACAGAATTAACTCCTGATCTCAGCCCAAACATAGGGATAAGCTGCCAGCTGACCACACCCAAAGAATTGCTCTCCCTAGCTCCAAATCAGACGCAAAAATCAATTACTGATATTCCAAATGAACCCAAAGAATCTCCTATCCAAACTCAGCCCAAGTACTTGAACTCTTCTCTGACAAATTGGGCCAAAGAACCGACCTCTTTGTTTCCCAGGCGGCCCAAGGAGCCGTTCTGTCGGGTTGTGAGCCGAGACGGCAGCAGGGTCCTGCTGTGGCCAACAGAGATGGTCAGCTATACAAAGACCGCACCCTCTATCTCCTACAGTGTCAACCCGCTACTTTATGACTTCAGAGCACATAACaggggcagggagagagaggagaacacaaaagagagaggggtggaTGAAGTAAAGAATGGAAAGCTGGAGGAAATGAGGGGAAAGGACAAAGAAGTAAAAAATCCATCCGCCACTGAACAACACAAAAGCCGGCAGACGCAGGAaacgatggagagagggagtgaagagaagacaaaggaaaagaagggagaggatgacagagatGAAGGAGGACAGGCAGGAAAGCCCATGCAACTTGGACCTGATGGCAGCTGCGGCGGTGCGGTTCCGGAACACTCCCGTTGCCGTGCCGAAAGAGTTCTAAATTTCTCTCCCGCGTCCACAGAATTCCATCTTGCACAGACATTAGGCGGCGGCCTTCAGAAAATcgtaaggaggaggaggaggaagagaaggggaggagTGAAAAGAGGGATGAGGAAGAGGGGGcgcaggaagagaggagaggagacagaaagaaaggagcaGGATGGGGGAAGAAGACTGACAAGCAGCCTTCCCGTGAATGAGATATGCGAAG AGAAACAGCATTTGAGCCAGAAATTTGTCTTGCTCCTACACCTGACAGAGAAACAGCATGCGATCCAGAGATAA